In Daphnia magna isolate NIES linkage group LG5, ASM2063170v1.1, whole genome shotgun sequence, a single genomic region encodes these proteins:
- the LOC123472409 gene encoding uncharacterized protein LOC123472409 → MNNNVIIKTVEEHKEDSEEEQDLNIVNNDLKKFPDVATFTIPAKIKTLLETKVQNIKPEDWTLDTLKNSRYTLYRFLSELMTSSFTEEYLKTHKKSGKGGKTGTVKREPMDPKIIEEIVDYTTQTWKDLKGTTPQLIMRQAISKYLGQFLNNMGKKLKK, encoded by the exons ATGAACAACAATGTGATAATTAAAACAGTAGAAGAACACAAAGAGGATTCAGAGGAAGAACAAGACCTGAATATAGTTAACAATGACTTAAAG aaGTTTCCAGACGTAGCAACATTTACAATACCagctaaaataaaaactcttcTGGAAACAAAAGTGCAAAACATTAAACCAGAAGATTGGACGTTAGATACACTGAAAAATTCTAGATATACATTGTATAGATTCCTCAGTGAATTGATGACATCATCATTTACTGAGGAATATCTAAAAA CACACAAGAAATCTGGTAAAGGTGGAAAAACTGGTACTGTAAAGCGGGAACCCATGGATCCTAAAATAATAGAAGAAATAGTCG aTTACACTACACAAACATGGAAGGACCTCAAAGGTACAACACCGCAACTAATAATGCGCCAGGCCATCTCAAAGTACTTAGGCCAATTCTTAAATAAcatgggaaaaaaattaaagaaataa
- the LOC116923688 gene encoding major facilitator superfamily domain-containing protein 6 isoform X1, translated as MATNPFGSYYPSEGDNSQQFTYPADSSGNNYAYDSSSAGLMGDSHSGNNLQHQPMGTGMAEVDLAKYPEPKESTKKIRGRSDIIDYFFGGPVNRELLIAKAFYFCFFSAFGSLLPLMAIYFKNMGMTPTQAGILIGIRPFVGYLSAPFWADLADRFKKGRIMLLGSLAAWIIFNVPVGFIRPPAISCLTHNSSDFIIVAPTGLINRIDKRSISPSDYYDVEQENFMAGWTPRQPEWIEDQHQSGQGGLDDPNVISSKLPWNQLLAMEEEESVDIPLADEYGDDGGEGRMVRIRRHATPSPMKPDHVVGMSPYSVKFAVNYQEDENSQWVSPTFSYTIFNRNDIRKVFFLFLLLIVIGEFFCCPSMTLADTAVLNLLGKENADQYGRQRMFASIGWGLTMFFVCLTLDHSTPTQGPNHPCQVHERERVYTVCYISFTMFMIGTMIVATRLPFNYDPDPQDSLANSQNPATVSSPEESTRYVPPAPGSWYHPKGPPPPPPGSQHHPSTKEVMNDALKNLLGKSKVFAQTTSKIPEWMPVLRHMANIRCASFMFVAWFMGFGIGLIFTFLFWHLQDYGGTSTVFGMASVVNHISEMLAYFLSYPLIRKIGHIKVLCLGLLCSVLRFLYISYIREPWGVIPFELIQGVTHSAVWAAACSYIAHNTPPELRVSAQGVLSFIHNGAGRACGTIFGGLFSTYYGTTAVLRGYGFACIFVLVGFVLVCFYHRGKGLTTDLTPAEDPHQVAAEMAHLAPHGVPGNPTIVRTASTANLENSASKPTLNYNTSHGNLDIPNVGGMAPPTNPFLASSNNQHTSSSFGYVAEEYNGISMNPTQSGSVNYSSGSGYNTSQYNNSQY; from the exons ATGGCTACAAATCCGTTTGGCAGTTATTATCCATCGGAAGGAGACAATAGTCAGCAGTTTACTTATCCAGCGGATTCCAGCGGCAATAATTACGCTTACGACTCATCGAGTGCTGGATTGATGGGCGACAGTCACTCAGGTAACAACTTGCAGCACCAGCCAATGGGAACCGGAATGGCCGAAGTCGATTTGGCCAAATATCCCGAGCCCAAGGAGAGCACCAAGAAGATCCGAGGGCGTTCGGATATAATTGACTACTTTTTCGGTGGTCCTGTCAACCGTGAGCTACTCATTGCCAAAGCTTTTTACTTTTGCTTCTTCTCCGCCTTTGGATCTCTTCTGCCTTTGATGGCCATCTACTTCAAAAACATGGGCATGACACCCACTCAGGCTGGCATTTTGATCGGCATCCGGCCGTTCGTTGGATACCTGAGCGCGCCCTTCTGGGCAGATCTCGCCGATCG ATTCAAGAAGGGTAGGATTATGCTACTTGGATCTTTGGCAGCTTGGATCATCTTCAACGTGCCTGTGGGCTTCATCCGGCCTCCGGCTATTTCTTGTTTGACCCACAATTCGTCTGATTTCATCATCGTAGCGCCCACAGGTCTGATCAACCGGATCGACAAACGAAGCATCTCACCGTCAGATTATTACGATGTGGAGCAAGAGAATTTCATGGCGGGATGGACACCTCGTCAACCTGAATGGATTGAAGATCAACATCAGTCAGGCCAAGGTGGATTAGACGATCCCAACGTGATTTCCTCCAAGTTGCCCTGGAATCAGTTGCTGGCCATGGAAGAGGAAGAATCTGTCGACATTCCATTGGCGGATGAGTACGGCGATGACGGAGGAGAGGGAAGAATGGTACGCATCCGTCGCCACGCTACACCATCACCGATGAAACCCGATCACGTTGTTGGCATGTCGCCCTACTCGGTGAAGTTTGCCGTCAATTACCAGGAGGATGAAAATAGTCAATGGGTTTCGCCAACTTTCTCCTACACCATTTTCAACCGCAACGATATCCGCAAagttttcttcctcttcctgcTGCTCATTGTTATCGGCGAATTCTTTTGCTGTCCTAGCATGACTTTGGCTGATACGGCTGTTCTCAATTTGCTGGGCAAGGAGAATGCTGATCAATATGGCCGCCAACGAATGTTTGCATCCATCGGCTGGGGATTAACCATGTTCTTTGTCTGTCTCACTCTCGACCACTCGACCCCGACACAAGGGCCCAATCATCCCTGCCAG GTACACGAGCGAGAGAGAGTGTATACTGTTTGCTATATATCCTTCACCATGTTCATGATTGGAACCATGATTGTGGCTACTCGGTTGCCATTCAATTATGACCCAGACCCTCAAGACTCTTTGGCAAATTCGCAAAATCCTGCTACAGTTTCATCACCAGAGGAG TCAACTCGCTACGTTCCTCCGGCCCCCGGTTCGTGGTATCATCCGAAAGGACCTCCTCCCCCGCCTCCGGGATCTCAACATCATCCCTCGACGAAGGAAGTAATGAACGACGCTTTAAAAAATCTCCTAGGAAAG AGCAAAGTATTCGCCCAAACGACCAGCAAGATACCCGAATGGATGCCCGTGCTTCGCCATATGGCTAACATTAGATGTGCTTCTTTCATGTTTGTCGCCTGGTTCATGGGTTTCGGCATCGGTTTGATcttcacatttcttttttggcatTTGCAG GATTACGGAGGCACTTCAACCGTCTTCGGCATGGCTTCGGTAGTCAATCACATTTCAGAAATGTTGGCTTACTTTCTGAGCTACCCGCTTATTCGCAAAATAGGACACATCAAG GTCTTGTGTCTCGGTTTACTTTGCAGCGTATTGCGCTTCCTTTACATTTCGTACATCCGCGAACCTTGGGGAGTGATTCCTTTTGAGCTGATTCAAGGCGTAACGCACTCGGCTGTTTGGGCCGCTGCTTGTTCCTACATCGCCCATAATACGCCGCCTGAACTGCGCGTTTCCGCACAAGGCGTTCTTTCTTTCATTCACAACGGAGCCGGACGCGCTTGTGGCACCATTTTCGGCGGTCTCTTTTCCACTTATTATG GCACCACGGCCGTATTGCGTGGCTACGGATTCGCCTGCATCTTTGTTCTGGTTGGCTTCGTCTTGGTCTGCTTTTACCATCGAGGCAAAGGCTTGACGACCGATTTGACTCCAGCAGAAGATCCGCATCAGGTGGCCGCAGAGATGGCTCATCTAGCGCCCCACGGTGTACCAGGCAACCCGACTATCGTCCGTACGGCCTCGACTGCCAATTTGGAAAATTCGGCCAGCAAACCCACACTGAATTACAATACTAGTCATGGTAATCTGGACATTCCCAACGTAGGCG GTATGGCACCACCGACCAACCCATTCTTGGCATCGTCTAATAACCAGCATACATCAAGCTCCTTTGGTTACGTCGCCGAGGAGTACAATGGAATCTCAATGAATCCGACGCAAAGTGGATCGGTTAACTACTCATCTGGTTCAGGGTACAACACCAGTCAATacaacaatagccaatattaA
- the LOC116923688 gene encoding major facilitator superfamily domain-containing protein 6 isoform X2 produces MATNPFGSYYPSEGDNSQQFTYPADSSGNNYAYDSSSAGLMGDSHSGNNLQHQPMGTGMAEVDLAKYPEPKESTKKIRGRSDIIDYFFGGPVNRELLIAKAFYFCFFSAFGSLLPLMAIYFKNMGMTPTQAGILIGIRPFVGYLSAPFWADLADRFKKGRIMLLGSLAAWIIFNVPVGFIRPPAISCLTHNSSDFIIVAPTGLINRIDKRSISPSDYYDVEQENFMAGWTPRQPEWIEDQHQSGQGGLDDPNVISSKLPWNQLLAMEEEESVDIPLADEYGDDGGEGRMVRIRRHATPSPMKPDHVVGMSPYSVKFAVNYQEDENSQWVSPTFSYTIFNRNDIRKVFFLFLLLIVIGEFFCCPSMTLADTAVLNLLGKENADQYGRQRMFASIGWGLTMFFVCLTLDHSTPTQGPNHPCQVHERERVYTVCYISFTMFMIGTMIVATRLPFNYDPDPQDSLANSQNPATVSSPEESTRYVPPAPGSWYHPKGPPPPPPGSQHHPSTKEVMNDALKNLLGKSKVFAQTTSKIPEWMPVLRHMANIRCASFMFVAWFMGFGIGLIFTFLFWHLQDYGGTSTVFGMASVVNHISEMLAYFLSYPLIRKIGHIKVLCLGLLCSVLRFLYISYIREPWGVIPFELIQGVTHSAVWAAACSYIAHNTPPELRVSAQGVLSFIHNGAGRACGTIFGGLFSTYYGTTAVLRGYGFACIFVLVGFVLVCFYHRGKGLTTDLTPAEDPHQVAAEMAHLAPHGVPGNPTIVRTASTANLENSASKPTLNYNTSHGMAPPTNPFLASSNNQHTSSSFGYVAEEYNGISMNPTQSGSVNYSSGSGYNTSQYNNSQY; encoded by the exons ATGGCTACAAATCCGTTTGGCAGTTATTATCCATCGGAAGGAGACAATAGTCAGCAGTTTACTTATCCAGCGGATTCCAGCGGCAATAATTACGCTTACGACTCATCGAGTGCTGGATTGATGGGCGACAGTCACTCAGGTAACAACTTGCAGCACCAGCCAATGGGAACCGGAATGGCCGAAGTCGATTTGGCCAAATATCCCGAGCCCAAGGAGAGCACCAAGAAGATCCGAGGGCGTTCGGATATAATTGACTACTTTTTCGGTGGTCCTGTCAACCGTGAGCTACTCATTGCCAAAGCTTTTTACTTTTGCTTCTTCTCCGCCTTTGGATCTCTTCTGCCTTTGATGGCCATCTACTTCAAAAACATGGGCATGACACCCACTCAGGCTGGCATTTTGATCGGCATCCGGCCGTTCGTTGGATACCTGAGCGCGCCCTTCTGGGCAGATCTCGCCGATCG ATTCAAGAAGGGTAGGATTATGCTACTTGGATCTTTGGCAGCTTGGATCATCTTCAACGTGCCTGTGGGCTTCATCCGGCCTCCGGCTATTTCTTGTTTGACCCACAATTCGTCTGATTTCATCATCGTAGCGCCCACAGGTCTGATCAACCGGATCGACAAACGAAGCATCTCACCGTCAGATTATTACGATGTGGAGCAAGAGAATTTCATGGCGGGATGGACACCTCGTCAACCTGAATGGATTGAAGATCAACATCAGTCAGGCCAAGGTGGATTAGACGATCCCAACGTGATTTCCTCCAAGTTGCCCTGGAATCAGTTGCTGGCCATGGAAGAGGAAGAATCTGTCGACATTCCATTGGCGGATGAGTACGGCGATGACGGAGGAGAGGGAAGAATGGTACGCATCCGTCGCCACGCTACACCATCACCGATGAAACCCGATCACGTTGTTGGCATGTCGCCCTACTCGGTGAAGTTTGCCGTCAATTACCAGGAGGATGAAAATAGTCAATGGGTTTCGCCAACTTTCTCCTACACCATTTTCAACCGCAACGATATCCGCAAagttttcttcctcttcctgcTGCTCATTGTTATCGGCGAATTCTTTTGCTGTCCTAGCATGACTTTGGCTGATACGGCTGTTCTCAATTTGCTGGGCAAGGAGAATGCTGATCAATATGGCCGCCAACGAATGTTTGCATCCATCGGCTGGGGATTAACCATGTTCTTTGTCTGTCTCACTCTCGACCACTCGACCCCGACACAAGGGCCCAATCATCCCTGCCAG GTACACGAGCGAGAGAGAGTGTATACTGTTTGCTATATATCCTTCACCATGTTCATGATTGGAACCATGATTGTGGCTACTCGGTTGCCATTCAATTATGACCCAGACCCTCAAGACTCTTTGGCAAATTCGCAAAATCCTGCTACAGTTTCATCACCAGAGGAG TCAACTCGCTACGTTCCTCCGGCCCCCGGTTCGTGGTATCATCCGAAAGGACCTCCTCCCCCGCCTCCGGGATCTCAACATCATCCCTCGACGAAGGAAGTAATGAACGACGCTTTAAAAAATCTCCTAGGAAAG AGCAAAGTATTCGCCCAAACGACCAGCAAGATACCCGAATGGATGCCCGTGCTTCGCCATATGGCTAACATTAGATGTGCTTCTTTCATGTTTGTCGCCTGGTTCATGGGTTTCGGCATCGGTTTGATcttcacatttcttttttggcatTTGCAG GATTACGGAGGCACTTCAACCGTCTTCGGCATGGCTTCGGTAGTCAATCACATTTCAGAAATGTTGGCTTACTTTCTGAGCTACCCGCTTATTCGCAAAATAGGACACATCAAG GTCTTGTGTCTCGGTTTACTTTGCAGCGTATTGCGCTTCCTTTACATTTCGTACATCCGCGAACCTTGGGGAGTGATTCCTTTTGAGCTGATTCAAGGCGTAACGCACTCGGCTGTTTGGGCCGCTGCTTGTTCCTACATCGCCCATAATACGCCGCCTGAACTGCGCGTTTCCGCACAAGGCGTTCTTTCTTTCATTCACAACGGAGCCGGACGCGCTTGTGGCACCATTTTCGGCGGTCTCTTTTCCACTTATTATG GCACCACGGCCGTATTGCGTGGCTACGGATTCGCCTGCATCTTTGTTCTGGTTGGCTTCGTCTTGGTCTGCTTTTACCATCGAGGCAAAGGCTTGACGACCGATTTGACTCCAGCAGAAGATCCGCATCAGGTGGCCGCAGAGATGGCTCATCTAGCGCCCCACGGTGTACCAGGCAACCCGACTATCGTCCGTACGGCCTCGACTGCCAATTTGGAAAATTCGGCCAGCAAACCCACACTGAATTACAATACTAGTCATG GTATGGCACCACCGACCAACCCATTCTTGGCATCGTCTAATAACCAGCATACATCAAGCTCCTTTGGTTACGTCGCCGAGGAGTACAATGGAATCTCAATGAATCCGACGCAAAGTGGATCGGTTAACTACTCATCTGGTTCAGGGTACAACACCAGTCAATacaacaatagccaatattaA
- the LOC116923707 gene encoding uncharacterized protein LOC116923707 isoform X1: MPSKSLADLIISRLRVEKMEGGVVVAGRSFHTASQCPTLILLFAGCFTVAGVVLTVLVFRPLTYTNSHYLQHLTGSQISGPILVVVGLLLLAVGLALHIVSRRLKFPSDQAQLESDAATGISNTSSAVTVPITRLKRYRCCWKIPWRWMRKSTKTISARKKKAVQELLANSEYVCMIERSYSSSSYGENYDVASFPGTYCSGIDRNVRSSSIIGSISSPVQLKTRL, translated from the exons ATGCCATCCAAATCACTGGCCGACCTTATCATTTCCAG GTTGCGAGTGGAGAAGATGGAAGGTGGAGTTGTAGTGGCCGGCCGATCGTTCCACACAGCCAGTCAGTGTCCTACACTCATCCTGCTCTTTGCCGGCTGTTTCACAGTGGCTGGTGTAGTCCTTACGGTTTTGGTTTTCCGTCCACTGACCTACACCAATAGCCACTACCTGCAGCACCTGACGGGTTCACAAATTAGTGGTCCCATTTTAGTCGTGGTCGGCCTCCTCCTTCTGGCCGTGGGATTGGCGCTGCACATCGTCTCGAGACGCCTGAAATTCCCATCAGATCAAG CCCAGCTAGAGAGCGACGCAGCAACGGGCATCAGCAACACCTCCTCCGCCGTCACCGTGCCAATAACCAGACTGAAACGATATAGATGCTGTTGGAAGATTCCCTGGAGATGGATGAGAAAGTCGACGAAAACAATAAGTGCCAGGAAGAAGAAGGCCGTCCAGGAGTTGCTGGCCAACAGCGAATACGTCTGCAT gatTGAGCGGAGTTACAGTTCCAGTAGCTATGGCGAAAATTACGATGTGGCCAGCTTTCCTGGCACTTATTGTTCGGGCATCGATCGAAACGTTCGATCCAGTAGCATCATCGGTAGTATCAGTAGTCCTGTACAGTTGAAGACAAGGTTGTAA
- the LOC116923707 gene encoding uncharacterized protein LOC116923707 isoform X2, with product MPSKSLADLIISRLRVEKMEGGVVVAGRSFHTASQCPTLILLFAGCFTVAGVVLTVLVFRPLTYTNSHYLQHLTGSQISGPILVVVGLLLLAVGLALHIVSRRLKFPSDQVALI from the exons ATGCCATCCAAATCACTGGCCGACCTTATCATTTCCAG GTTGCGAGTGGAGAAGATGGAAGGTGGAGTTGTAGTGGCCGGCCGATCGTTCCACACAGCCAGTCAGTGTCCTACACTCATCCTGCTCTTTGCCGGCTGTTTCACAGTGGCTGGTGTAGTCCTTACGGTTTTGGTTTTCCGTCCACTGACCTACACCAATAGCCACTACCTGCAGCACCTGACGGGTTCACAAATTAGTGGTCCCATTTTAGTCGTGGTCGGCCTCCTCCTTCTGGCCGTGGGATTGGCGCTGCACATCGTCTCGAGACGCCTGAAATTCCCATCAGATCAAG tcGCTTTGATATAA